The following is a genomic window from Engystomops pustulosus chromosome 11, aEngPut4.maternal, whole genome shotgun sequence.
ATCACATAACATCAGTGTTTCTTCTCCACACTACATGAAAATAGCATTCCCTACACTGGAAAACATCTAAGCATCAGACAGCGAAACTATTTGCCCCACATTTGCAACTGTGCTACAACCCAACAGGCATGTAAGCCTCTTAATTACATAACCAGCAAAACCATGCAGGCTTTGTTTGTGCTTTTCTTACGAAAATCCCCCCCTTTTGTGCCAGCTCTATTACAGAGAATCACGGCCTTATTGCTGAGTCCAGGGATAGGCAGAACATTCCTTATCACAAACTGATATAAACTAGTACAAAGGGAAGCAGGCGGAGGTCTGCACAACCTACATCGCGATCAAAGATGAGCACATGCGTAAACTTTGGACACTCGCATTCCCCTGGATCTCTGGTAACACATGATTAGCAAGTGCCAAGCGTGAGgagattaaaaataaataaataaaaagcgtGCCAGAAATTGATACCGGTTCAAGTATCGTCCATCAAAGTTACAGTTTTATCAATGTGATCGATCACCCATCGGTGTTTACTTCATAAAGGTTTTCTGCTCCACGAACAAACACAGGCTGAATTGACAGATTTGTGGATTTGGGATCATGTCAACAAAAGCCTTCAGATAGGTCTCCTGTATGCTAGGCAAATGTTCCTGTGAAGGGTTCTGTACACGCAGGGCTCCAATCAGATCTGTGCTGGAGGCTATATCACATATTAGGCTGCACTCAATTGTGCATTAATCTGTAAAATGATGGACACCGTGTTGGGACCTCATCACTATCTAGTTCATTTTAGAGGAGGGATCTGAACCGTAGTAGTCGACagataaggaaatctaccattttaaaaaaggacaaaaacatctacaaatacttacctatgCTCCGCTTCATCATGATCCTGGTGCTTGTAttctctaagcttgacacactgggatcatCTAGAAAAGAGCTCTaaaaagcagcccggagcacAAGGACACGACATctggcactccgggctgctaattatgcacaaccCCTTTGTAACatctcctccctctccaacatggtaGAGGGAGGtatgggggtgtgcataattagaagTCGGAGTGCCGAATATCATCTCCCCACGTTCCGTGCTGCTTTTGTAACTCTTTTCTAGATGATCCTGGACTGTCAAGCTTATAGAAGACAAACGcctggatcaagatgaagaggagcatagGTAAGTATTTATAgaagtttttttactttttgaaaattctagatttcctttaaggtccccTGCCCACACAGAAATATTTTCTTACAAGGGCTTTTTTAGTCTACACCTGAACAGAACTCGGACTCATTGCTAGTCTATTGTGCTATGCACATGTCAGATGTCTTTCACAGGCCTTTTAATACAAAcctttaaagggaaaaaaaacacttcaCTGTACCGGTTTGAGCCATATGTGAAACTCACGTATTGAAGTTAATGGGTgagagaataaaaaataaaaaaaaaattaaaaagccaGCCATCCCAGTGCACACAAGTACATGTTTCAATGAAGTCGCTGtgaaaataattaaatattagGCCTACAAAAAGGATGGCACAAAATCATATAGCACCAAGACCAAAATCTTACTGGACTGATCAAAACCGCTCAACTTGACAGTCCATTCACGTGCAACTGGCCTAACAGCGATCACGTGAGAAATAACTAGGTAAGTCAATAAGGTCCAATTACCTTCCATATTTTAATACAGGAAGTctacgggttatgtacaagatagatttcctttaagaacaaacctaaagaacctaacacttttttaaacaaaacacctACAACTTGCTCCCGACGCTGGTGTTTGCTaatcttgacacactgggatcaactagaaaaaaaaaaaaaaaggttacataAAGCAGCCCGGAGTGTGGGGATGAGATGTCCAGCACTCCAAGCTGTCAATTATGTACACCtctcacacctccctctcccatgctggaaggAGGAGGGGATGTCAGGTGAGAGGCGCAAATTagttttttctaggtgatctcggcgtgtcaagcttagagaagacTAGCGTACATTCACAGGTAGCAGTTAAAGCTGCTTCATAAGGTCTTTCACCTATTAACAAAACTATGCCTAAAATCAactcaaaactgattgcaatgcagttttaggTTTCAGCCTCGCATTCAGTTttacagatgcagtttttgaacccaaaagcaggtgtggatcataatgggtgaggattTATCATTACTCAGTGCTAACTGCAATACTAAAGACCAAGGTCCACCAGGAACATGTCCACGTACggagaaattagaaaaaaatttcACATTCAGTAAATTTGAATGACGCCGTCTTCTATGTGACATGCAGAGTTCAGTCCAGTGATGTAAGGTTTGGGCCAGGAAATCAAGTGTTTTTCTCTTTtcatttatctcatttacatttttaagctTCAGAATATATGAAATAAGCGTAAAATACTGCTCATTTATTCATGTCAGgaaatattcacataggactaaacAATGACCTTGACAAAATTGCATATTCTCTATTtttgatctccagtattatatgtaatgtgtatgaccatAACAGAGACTATACTTCTCACCCCAGACAAGTATATAGCAGGACTTCTATATACACCTGAGAGTGACCTCTCCCCTGCACATTGTGGACAAACCAGTCTGTGCAAGCACACTCCATTTACACTTTCACTACAGCAGATCGTCCCGAGTCGGGAGTCCAAAATTCTATAGGGTTCTGCAACTATGCAGACCTGCCGAAGCTCAAAATATTGTATACAAATAGGAAATCTGGCCAGATACATTGCTGTACACTATAACTCTGCCTTGCTTTTTGCCTGTGGCTACATAAGCTAAATTAGaccaatataaaaattaaaaaccgcCACATTAGTTCTCCGTAGAAGTCATCTTACAAACTGCTGATGCTGGACGAAGTAATTAATATTCCCAACTTGTGAAGATTTATCGTGTCCTTGTCTCTATACCTGTCAAGCACAAAATAGAAGATTAAATTGGCACGAGAAGTGCACTGGCTGCTTAATGTATGCATCTCAATGCTGCGGAAGTCCCACTGCTGACCATCTCTTGTATTTTGATACCATTGTATTGCCCTGGCACAATTTTTTgctatgttatttattttaaagggacacCCAATTTTACCCTATTGAaccactagccccctcaggtaaggtATTAAAAGATCCTTAATACAATCTCCTCttgtatgtgaaaaaaaaatctccttcaaagtcataaaaaaaaaaaaaaaacacacaccttTTGCCAAATCACCTTTTAAAGGCTGAAGGGGAGCATAATTTTGGACACCATCTTCAACTCTAACAATGCCTTTTAATCATGTTTGTgggtaagaaacttgtctttccgATCTTATCAGGTTCTGTGAGCTAGAGACTGTGCACGGACCttggtgcgtttttaaatgcatgggTTTCTGCACGTTTACCGTGCTTTTGGCTGGTTTGTATCTGTTTTACAGCtgtttacacttccagaaatgaagacacatgcattttcagcgctttaaaaaacgcaccaagaacggtCCAAgaatgcaacgtgtgacagcaccctcaaagGCATACCGGTAGTTGGAAATATGAGCTGCAGATAAGGATCCAGTTCCCGCCTATTTCCGAAACAATCTCTGGTTCTATAGCTCACAGAACCTCAAGCCTGATGTAATCCGAAAGATTAGATTCTTATACAGgcgggtcccctacttaaggatagccgaattacagacggacccctctgcccagcgtgacctctggtgaagctctctggatgttactatagtcccaggctgcaatgatcagctgtaaggtgtctgtaatgaagctttattgataatccttggtcccattacagcaaaaaattttgaaaccaattgtctctggggcaaaaattttttttgtctggatctacaattataaaatatacagtttcgaattacatactaattcaagttaagaacaaacctatggaacctatcttgtacgtaacccggggactgcctgtatttaatttGATAACAAAAGCACGGTTGTCTGAAGTGACTCTTCCACTTCAGCTTTTAAAACTGTCTGACTTCTGGCAAAAttggactcttctctgctcaatgactttggaggagatttttgggagagattttacaaaaaagagggacttctagaaaggacatttcagtcGCTTTAAAGAAACTTGTTAAATCTGTGGAACTCTGTAAATGGACGCCATATGATGAAGCAGCCTGCGTGTCCGGCACCTATACTCCATGGACGTCCTTTGCATTCATCACAGCTCAAATCccagttgtcacccagctttatcAGAACTTCCTCACATGACAGTAATAGAAGTGCCATAAGTCGCAACACACAAATTTTTCACATATTTTATTAAATGAAAGCCTCGGCGATTCGTCGATGAGAGAAAATTCTCATCCTGAGGTAAAAATGATCTTTGATTTTAAACTGCAAATCTTTTGTAAAGTCAGGAGTGTCAAATTCACTAAAACCTTCAGAAATTTCAATTACTTTTGCCTATTATTACCAGCGTTTCATCTCTGCAGACAGCGCAGTGTGAGGGAGTCTTGTCTGTGGTTCACAGACCATAGAAATGTGAGCGCCATGTCCGCCGGTCTCACTACTATCATGTGACTGGATGTGTATTTGGTTACCAGCGGCCTGCACACATTCTCACCCTTCATGTCTCTGGTGAGCACATGTCTGCATACACAGAGCTGACCACACGTGTCATGACTATTAGTGCCAATAGTTTacaacatacaatacttacaaaataTCCTATTTTCAGGTCCACAACAACCAAATAGAGCACCCGTTTCATTCCTCACACTAAAGACAGTCTATCCTAAGGTCCGGCTTCTGCTGTACAGTTACATGTCATcaattgctccctgttatcagccactccCAGGCAGCGGAAAGCGAAGCCGTGATAACTTCAATATACATCAGGCCACCTACACGTGGCTTAGCTCCATTTTGTCATTTTACCAGACAAAATAGCGTAGCACACAATGCAGACATTTACAGACATGTACCCCTGCCATAAAGAATAGTTCAGCGTCACCAAAATTTCAAACTTAAAGGGATTGCTTCAAGTTATTTTCGTTTAACCCCTATCCATAGGACCCGGGTACAACAGTCTGATAGGTGGGGGGTCCAACCGATCACAAGAATTGTCTCCAACAGGTCGAGCGTACATCCTGCACAACATTCAATTCTTTGGGAGCATAGGGCTTTGACGAATACAGTGCTCGGTTATCTCCCAAATGCCATGTCAATGTCTATGAGAGGACAGAGATATCAGAACGCAGTACTCTGCAATTTCCACTGCTAAAACAGTATTGGATGAAGTGTCAGGGTGCGTGCTTAACCTGCCGCTCCACCATTAGTGAGAAGAGGGCCTCCATTCTCCTGATTACTTGCCCCAGGAAGAAGCTACAACGCAAAACCTTGGGTCAGACATTTTATGGCTATTTAACACATGCAAAGTTTTAGATATGCACATTTTGAAGTGAGAATTGTACTACAATAATGAATATTTAATTGATCCTACAGGCTACGCTATATGTTCACACTATTGTTGCGTTGACCTAATGAAGTGTTGCAGGGACGAAATTGCACTGTGTGAACGGTGACCTTTTTACTGCATCTGATATTTGACACCAACATAAATACCTATATTGCTGTTCCCGGACATTCCTATACGGTACTGTGGTGAAGCTATAGCTATAGTGGTTTATTGTATTGCACATTGAATGTTAATACTAAACACAACTGGAGAGGAGTGTTTATCTTTCTATTCTGTATACGGACAAAGGGTCTGTGGTGGCCCAATAATTCTTTATCTATCCGCTTCCCTTATCAGCCTACAAAACATTATTAATAAGTTATCATATTGTGGTTGTCCAAATTCTACAATCCCCTCATGACTTCCCCAGAGAACTGctttaaaacagattaaaaaatgCACCCCATAAGGTGGTAGACACCCAGGGCCAGCTGTAACTATGAAGAACTTATCATCTACtagaagtgaaaagctttaacagTTATGTAAATAAATGGAATCTACTAAAGGAAGCCATTAACTATGAAAAATCAATATACACACACGTTATATGTCAATATGCTGATAACACAAAATGATTGCTAACATGCACAATTATAGCTGGAACTGGTAATCAGTCTCAGGATAGGGTGGtctccttaaaggggtggtcttctcAAAGGGGTGGTCCTTTGGAAAAGCTTTACTTTGCAATGTGCTACTTACAGATACAATTATGTGACACGTGTAGCAAAAAGTACAGTAAAGCTGGGAAGGGACAGTAGATTGCTGCTGGACAGCGCTTCCACTACAGGAACCTCAAGTCAACGTTCCAGATAAATCAATGGGAGTCTATTCACACTACACATGAGGCACTTGTATACAAATAAATACTgagttacttttttttaaaatctaagaTGCACCTAAAGTCTTTTTTAGGCCATCAAGACTCATCGAACCAGTAGGCACAACATACCAGACAGTGCATAGCCCTAAAGGCTTCTTTCTAGGAGTCATCATAAAACCTAGAAAGCTCACTACATgcaatttcctttaaaaagttagGTCTACATTTACAGCTAACGTGCCAGCATGTTCTTCCCAACCAGGCGGGCATACTACTTGGTCAGAAAGGTCCACCTTGACCTCTACTGAGTTTCCTTTAGGAGCTAGCAATTGAATACCGTGTAGAAGAAGTTTACTACACAAGTAATGGAGACCTAAACAGATCAACAAACATATAAGCATCATCTAACATCGCCTTATCACACCCACCACACCAGGAGTTCCCACCTTTTTTGAATTCTTCCAGCATGGCATCGAGCTTGGTGTCATTGAAGACAAAGTGTAGAGGGTGATTGTAGAACTTGGTGATAGTCTTTAAGGGTGTGCTGTCATCAGGGTCTACAAAAGCCAAGTCTTTGACAAAGAGGAGGTCCACAATGTTTGACCGTTCCCCTTCAAAGACTGGGATACGGGTATATCCGCTTTCCATGATCTCGGACATGGTGTTAAagtccaggatagcatctccagCCATCATAAAGCAATCTCTCAATGGGGTCATTACGTCTTCCACCGTTTTGGTCCTGAGCTCTAATGCCCCTTGTATAATATTGAGCTCCTCTTTGACCAGGTCGTTATACGGGTCAGTCACCCTCAACATCTCCAGCAATTTCTCCCTATTATAGACCGTCCCTATCTCCTGTCCTAGGACACAGTCCAATAATTTGCTGACTGGATAGGATGCCGGGAAGGTCATCATCATGAAGAACTTGGTTAAGAAGATGGTGTTGGCTCCTACGGCCAAGCCATGCCTAGAACAGATGGCTTGGGGGACTATCTCACCGAAGATGACTATGCCAATGGTGGAGACCACTACGGCCACCAGACCGGAACCGGCAATGTCATCCAACAGGATGGTCAGGGTGGTGTTGACCAGGACGTTGCCCAGAAGTAGAGAGCAGAGTAGGTAGTTGCCCTGGCGGCGCACCGGCTCTATCCTTTTGGCGTAGTTCTTCTCACGGTCCGTTCCACAGTTTTGGACGATCCTTAACTCCATGGGGTCCAGGGCCATGAGCCCCAGGTTGAGGCCACTGAACATGCCGGATAGGCACAATAACATGGCGATGAAGATGACCTGAAGCCAAAAGGGCAAGAGAAActtcttctcctccaccacaatGACCCTGGTGTCATCGCCGGCATGGTAGACCCAGGTGGTCTCGGTCCAGGGCTGGTGGGCTCCGGGGCTGGGAGGGGGGCTGGACACGGACGTGCACAGGTAATAAGCCTTGCTCTTCTCAGTCTTCCGCAGGGGTTTGATCTCGATCTCCACGATGCCGGAGCTGCTGCGGCTCAGCTCGATGTGCGGCTGGATGAGGATGTCAGACGTGCGGATCCCGCAGGGGTGGAAGTCCTCCAGCGCCGGCTCCGGCCCGGGCACCCAGGGCGGCGGGTGCTCGGTGAACGCGATCTTGGACCACGTCTCGTTGTTGATGTCCAGCCCGTACACCCGCAGCTTGACCCGCGTCCTCTCGCTCACCCGCAGCGCCCCGTTGTCCATGAACATGACATCGTTGGTGTCCTCCAGCCGCAGCCCGATAATCACAGTCTCTGCGTCCTCCTCTTCCGCGGCCAGGCAACTGCTCAGCGCCAGCAACATCATCATCACCAGACATAGGACCCGGCCGTGACTGCGCGCCGCCATGTTGACAGTGGGCAGTGTGATGGAGCCGCCCGCCATCTTTGGtccgggagggaggaggaggggggagagacagCGGGGAACAGGGGCTTACATCCACTCTACTATTGACTTCATTCCCGGAGCGGCAGCGTACCCCCCTGCCCAGTCCGACACCCGCCCGGGTTCTGACAGAAGGCAGCAAGTGCGTCCCGAAGTGAACTAGTCTATTCTGAGCGGCGTGCACGCCGGCCAATCGAGCAGCTACTTTACATGTGAGAGGCGGAGAGTACTGACAGGTAAGGGGGCGGGGAGGTTTTTACTAGAGCGCATTGGACACTGGGGGCGTGGTTATATCATGGGGGCGTGTACGGCGTGCTTTAGTGAGACAGTTATTTTGCGGTACCGCATCAGTTCGCTGCTCGTCTTATCATTCATTTACAAACTTTAGTGGGGAAGACACTGGCGTGGTCGACGTTGAGTCAATACACACACGCcctacatatagatatatacattcAAAGATCAGCCCAAACATCACAATAGCTGATGTGAAAAACATTCTTACAATAACAcactacagtacagggataaaacacatagtaatgtcacagtacagggataatgcacccagtgatgtcacagtacaggggtaacacacagtgatgtcacagtacagggataatacactgagtgatgtcacagtactgggataatacacagagtcatgacacagtactgggataatacacacagtgatgtcagagtacagggataatacactgagtgatgtcacagtactgggataatacacagagtcatgtcacagtactgggataatacacacagtgatgtcacagtacagggataatacacacagtgatggcacagtacagagataatacacacagtgatgtcacagtacagggataatacacacagtgatgtcacagtacagggataatacacacagtgatggcacagtacagagataatacacacagtgatgtcacagtacagggataatgtacacagtgatgtcacaatacaggggataatacacacagtgatgccacagtacagggataatacacacagtgatgtca
Proteins encoded in this region:
- the CNNM2 gene encoding metal transporter CNNM2 isoform X2, whose product is MAGGSITLPTVNMAARSHGRVLCLVMMMLLALSSCLAAEEEDAETVIIGLRLEDTNDVMFMDNGALRVSERTRVKLRVYGLDINNETWSKIAFTEHPPPWVPGPEPALEDFHPCGIRTSDILIQPHIELSRSSSGIVEIEIKPLRKTEKSKAYYLCTSVSSPPPSPGAHQPWTETTWVYHAGDDTRVIVVEEKKFLLPFWLQVIFIAMLLCLSGMFSGLNLGLMALDPMELRIVQNCGTDREKNYAKRIEPVRRQGNYLLCSLLLGNVLVNTTLTILLDDIAGSGLVAVVVSTIGIVIFGEIVPQAICSRHGLAVGANTIFLTKFFMMMTFPASYPVSKLLDCVLGQEIGTVYNREKLLEMLRVTDPYNDLVKEELNIIQGALELRTKTVEDVMTPLRDCFMMAGDAILDFNTMSEIMESGYTRIPVFEGERSNIVDLLFVKDLAFVDPDDSTPLKTITKFYNHPLHFVFNDTKLDAMLEEFKKGKSHLAIVQRVNNEGEGDPFYEVLGIVTLEDVIEEIIKSEILDETDLYTDNRTKKKITHRERKQDFSAFKQTDNEMKVKISPQLLLAMHRFLATEVDAFSPSQMSEKILLRLLKHPNVIQELKFDDRNKKSPEYYLYQRNKPVDYFVLVLQGKVEVEAGKEGMKFEAGAFSYYGVMALTASPAENKSPPRPCGLNHSDSLNRSDRIDAVTPTLGSSNNQLNSSFLQVYIPDYSVRAVTDVQFVKITRQQYQNALMASRMDKTPQSSDSENTKIEMTLTELHDGLADETANLLNEQNCVSHNKSNHSMHNEGPI
- the CNNM2 gene encoding metal transporter CNNM2 isoform X1 translates to MAGGSITLPTVNMAARSHGRVLCLVMMMLLALSSCLAAEEEDAETVIIGLRLEDTNDVMFMDNGALRVSERTRVKLRVYGLDINNETWSKIAFTEHPPPWVPGPEPALEDFHPCGIRTSDILIQPHIELSRSSSGIVEIEIKPLRKTEKSKAYYLCTSVSSPPPSPGAHQPWTETTWVYHAGDDTRVIVVEEKKFLLPFWLQVIFIAMLLCLSGMFSGLNLGLMALDPMELRIVQNCGTDREKNYAKRIEPVRRQGNYLLCSLLLGNVLVNTTLTILLDDIAGSGLVAVVVSTIGIVIFGEIVPQAICSRHGLAVGANTIFLTKFFMMMTFPASYPVSKLLDCVLGQEIGTVYNREKLLEMLRVTDPYNDLVKEELNIIQGALELRTKTVEDVMTPLRDCFMMAGDAILDFNTMSEIMESGYTRIPVFEGERSNIVDLLFVKDLAFVDPDDSTPLKTITKFYNHPLHFVFNDTKLDAMLEEFKKGKSHLAIVQRVNNEGEGDPFYEVLGIVTLEDVIEEIIKSEILDETDLYTDNRTKKKITHRERKQDFSAFKQTDNEMKVKISPQLLLAMHRFLATEVDAFSPSQMSEKILLRLLKHPNVIQELKFDDRNKKSPEYYLYQRNKPVDYFVLVLQGKVEVEAGKEGMKFEAGAFSYYGVMALTASPVPLSLSRTFVVSRTESLAGSPAENKSPPRPCGLNHSDSLNRSDRIDAVTPTLGSSNNQLNSSFLQVYIPDYSVRAVTDVQFVKITRQQYQNALMASRMDKTPQSSDSENTKIEMTLTELHDGLADETANLLNEQNCVSHNKSNHSMHNEGPI